A region from the Flavobacteriales bacterium genome encodes:
- the rpmB gene encoding 50S ribosomal protein L28, translating to MSRVCEISGKKVMSGNNVSHSLRRTKRKFYPNLITKRFYIPEEDKWVKLKISASTLRTINKKGISAVLTEARAQGVIK from the coding sequence ATGTCTAGAGTTTGTGAAATATCAGGAAAGAAAGTAATGAGTGGAAATAACGTTTCTCACTCTTTAAGAAGAACAAAGAGAAAATTTTACCCAAATTTAATTACTAAACGTTTTTATATTCCTGAAGAAGACAAGTGGGTAAAATTAAAAATTAGTGCTTCAACATTAAGAACTATCAATAAAAAAGGTATTTCTGCTGTATTAACAGAAGCAAGAGCTCAAGGAGTTATAAAATAA
- a CDS encoding DUF4295 domain-containing protein produces the protein MAKKVVASLQKGGGKQHTKVIKMVKSPKSGAYSFKEEIVHNDKVKEFFEKK, from the coding sequence ATGGCAAAGAAAGTAGTAGCATCCTTACAAAAAGGTGGGGGAAAACAACACACTAAAGTTATTAAAATGGTAAAGTCTCCTAAGTCTGGAGCTTATTCATTTAAAGAAGAAATCGTACACAACGATAAAGTAAAAGAATTCTTCGAGAAAAAATAA
- a CDS encoding aminopeptidase P N-terminal domain-containing protein yields the protein MLFPKHILLVLLFPFTLFSQEVNKGQQLKLNQFGIYDTDMLPASFHKRNREQLRNYMPKNSVAVFFSSPIKNRSNDVDFQYHQDPNFYYLTGLKEPNSILIILKTPQKINGEMTKEILFVQPRDKSKEVWTGTRIGTMGAELVLEIETAFSNKEFNQIDFNFENFDQIFHTPIPQDIKDDPFDKADLNNLCLQFGAKLSKTDNSNISKSKLNEWLAAMREIKSDEELLLMRKAIDITCEAQVELIKALEPNMTEYQSEAIIEYIFKSNGAEYPGFPSIMGSGKNSCILHYSTNRKTMTGDNLLVSDVGAEYHGYTADVTRTLPVDGHFSNEEKIIYDIVLKAQEAGIKKCKEGNSFWDPNVAATTVVSQELQKLGIIKSPIEVRKYFMHGTSHYLGLDVHDVGTYLPLKVNSVITVEPGIYIPAGSPCDKKWWNIGVRIEDDVLITETTPEVLSDCIPKTTEEIETLMQQTSIFNKK from the coding sequence ATGCTTTTTCCAAAACATATCTTACTCGTATTACTTTTTCCCTTTACACTTTTCTCACAAGAGGTCAATAAGGGACAACAACTTAAATTAAACCAATTTGGGATTTACGACACCGACATGCTTCCTGCTTCATTTCACAAAAGAAACAGGGAACAATTGCGAAACTACATGCCTAAAAACTCTGTTGCTGTTTTTTTCTCAAGCCCTATAAAAAATAGATCCAATGATGTAGACTTCCAATACCATCAAGATCCAAACTTTTATTATTTAACAGGACTCAAAGAACCCAATTCTATACTCATTATTTTAAAAACTCCTCAAAAAATTAATGGGGAAATGACAAAAGAAATTTTATTTGTTCAACCTAGAGATAAGAGTAAAGAAGTATGGACTGGAACTCGTATTGGGACTATGGGAGCTGAATTAGTCTTAGAAATAGAAACAGCATTTAGTAATAAAGAGTTTAATCAAATTGATTTTAATTTTGAAAATTTTGATCAAATTTTTCATACTCCAATACCTCAAGATATCAAAGATGATCCTTTTGACAAAGCTGACTTAAATAATTTATGCTTACAATTTGGTGCAAAACTTAGTAAAACAGATAACAGTAACATTAGTAAATCCAAACTCAATGAATGGTTAGCTGCTATGCGTGAAATAAAATCTGATGAAGAACTTCTTTTAATGCGCAAAGCAATTGATATCACCTGTGAAGCTCAGGTTGAACTAATAAAGGCACTGGAGCCCAATATGACTGAATATCAATCTGAAGCAATCATTGAATATATTTTTAAAAGTAATGGTGCTGAATATCCTGGTTTTCCATCAATTATGGGAAGTGGCAAGAACTCTTGTATTCTACATTACAGTACCAATAGAAAAACCATGACAGGCGATAACCTATTAGTGAGCGATGTTGGTGCTGAATATCATGGATACACCGCAGATGTTACAAGAACACTCCCTGTAGACGGCCATTTCTCGAATGAAGAGAAAATTATTTATGATATTGTATTGAAAGCACAAGAAGCCGGTATCAAAAAATGTAAAGAAGGTAATTCATTCTGGGACCCTAATGTAGCTGCTACAACTGTTGTTTCTCAAGAATTACAAAAACTTGGAATTATTAAATCTCCTATTGAAGTCCGTAAATATTTTATGCATGGCACCTCACATTATTTGGGATTAGACGTTCATGATGTTGGGACATACCTTCCACTTAAGGTCAATTCAGTAATTACCGTAGAACCTGGTATATATATACCCGCTGGTTCTCCATGTGATAAAAAATGGTGGAACATTGGGGTTAGAATTGAAGATGATGTATTGATTACAGAAACGACACCAGAGGTCTTATCAGATTGCATCCCCAAAACAACAGAGGAAATAGAAACTTTAATGCAACAAACCAGTATTTTTAATAAAAAATGA
- the rpmG gene encoding 50S ribosomal protein L33: MAKAKGNRIQVILECTEHKNSGMPGTSRYITTKNRKNTPERIELRKYNPVLKKYTVHKEIK, translated from the coding sequence ATGGCAAAAGCTAAGGGAAATAGAATACAAGTGATACTTGAGTGTACAGAACATAAGAATTCTGGGATGCCAGGAACTTCTAGATATATTACTACGAAGAATAGAAAAAACACTCCAGAAAGAATAGAGTTAAGAAAATACAATCCTGTATTAAAGAAATACACAGTACACAAAGAGATTAAATAA
- a CDS encoding Maf family nucleotide pyrophosphatase — translation MMLTNLIKDKTIILASQSPRRKELLSGIVDDFKTEVRSVDEVFPDGLTNGEIAVYLSELKAQAFKEDVQQEEVIITADTIVCIGSKVLGKPKDKTEAIKMLKGLSGNTHEVITGVTLLTNTQKLSFYDKTLVTFYELSDEEIDFYIEQHQPFDKAGSYGIQEWIGYIGIKEMKGDYYNVMGLPLHLLYRKLQKFILEEGN, via the coding sequence ATGATGTTGACGAATTTAATAAAAGATAAAACCATTATTTTAGCATCTCAATCACCGCGTAGAAAAGAGTTACTGTCGGGAATTGTCGATGATTTTAAAACTGAGGTTAGATCAGTTGATGAGGTTTTTCCTGATGGACTAACAAATGGAGAAATAGCCGTGTATTTGAGTGAATTAAAAGCGCAAGCTTTTAAGGAGGATGTACAACAAGAAGAAGTTATAATTACAGCTGATACTATAGTTTGTATAGGTAGCAAAGTGTTAGGTAAACCAAAAGATAAAACTGAGGCTATTAAAATGCTAAAGGGATTGAGTGGGAATACACATGAGGTAATAACAGGGGTAACACTTCTAACTAATACCCAAAAGCTTTCTTTTTATGATAAGACTTTGGTGACCTTTTATGAGTTGTCAGATGAAGAAATAGACTTTTATATAGAGCAGCATCAACCTTTTGATAAAGCTGGATCTTATGGTATCCAAGAGTGGATAGGATATATCGGAATTAAAGAAATGAAAGGTGATTACTATAATGTAATGGGATTGCCGCTACATTTATTATATCGTAAGCTCCAAAAGTTTATTCTTGAGGAAGGAAATTAA
- a CDS encoding T9SS type A sorting domain-containing protein, whose protein sequence is MKHLFFAALLLSFFSNLAQFDTTQCDFEVIDTIQYVINKSNTPTALSVNTINESTTPANDDGYSAYGQLFEAPDTVQLNGFCFYAFMYSGTTDSVLSRVYQTNSSGEIDSLIDSMWITVPLHANYNGDLYSDSIKICATFNSPLQLIGDYVITLTNNSTSDMYIVRNGDGQGEDLSFSFYYWASNHSFDGWYRSFSAFGSAWDFDIIIEPIVSYFITTQHITNQNSNCLGDTLTISSSIAYSDSLLHHRMYNPNFNSYTPAHSFIYHYGDTVKSDTSHNYANPGAYNLFLNGVTTMSGWTFNNYTAVCPYNINVLDLQIDLGPDTSLCMDSINLTAGQFFDGYLWNTMDTTAILTLYADSLNNGVYQYAIRTEYNGCYSHDTIDITVGSLPINLGNDTTLCLNQQLELTTNSNGQHSWNTGQLTNTITVGPFNAPNSLTYTVEVEAAGCIGQDTINVVIDNCLDIYDSPAPEITTYPNPSNQYITITNDLWSAYTITISDLSGQIIMQEQGLEYQQTLDLSNISTGTYILTLSKDHQKYQQKLQIIK, encoded by the coding sequence ATGAAACATCTTTTTTTTGCTGCCCTGCTACTTTCATTTTTTTCGAATTTAGCACAATTCGACACCACTCAATGCGATTTTGAGGTTATCGATACAATTCAATATGTAATTAACAAATCCAATACACCTACAGCGTTATCTGTAAACACAATTAACGAATCTACCACACCTGCGAACGATGATGGATACAGCGCTTATGGTCAACTTTTTGAAGCTCCTGACACCGTTCAACTCAATGGATTTTGTTTCTATGCATTTATGTACAGTGGAACTACCGACAGTGTACTCTCAAGAGTCTACCAAACCAACTCCTCTGGAGAAATAGACAGTTTAATAGACTCTATGTGGATAACAGTTCCTTTACACGCCAACTACAATGGAGACTTATATTCAGACAGTATTAAAATATGTGCCACATTCAACTCGCCACTTCAATTGATAGGCGACTATGTGATTACATTAACTAACAACAGTACATCTGATATGTATATTGTTAGAAACGGTGATGGACAAGGAGAAGACCTCTCTTTCTCTTTTTATTATTGGGCATCTAATCATTCTTTTGATGGATGGTACCGCTCATTTAGTGCATTTGGAAGTGCTTGGGATTTTGATATTATCATTGAGCCAATTGTTTCTTATTTTATTACGACACAGCATATCACCAATCAAAATAGTAACTGCTTAGGAGATACGCTAACCATAAGTAGCAGCATTGCATATAGCGACAGCTTGCTTCACCATAGGATGTATAACCCAAATTTCAACAGTTATACTCCTGCACATAGTTTTATTTATCATTATGGGGATACCGTCAAATCTGATACTTCCCATAATTATGCTAACCCTGGGGCATACAACCTGTTTTTAAATGGTGTAACAACTATGAGTGGATGGACTTTTAACAACTATACAGCTGTTTGTCCTTACAATATCAATGTATTAGATCTACAAATTGACCTTGGCCCTGACACTAGCCTTTGTATGGACTCTATCAACCTTACTGCTGGTCAGTTTTTTGATGGCTACCTCTGGAATACCATGGACACCACAGCTATTTTAACGCTTTATGCTGACTCTTTAAATAATGGAGTATACCAATATGCTATTCGTACTGAATACAATGGATGTTATAGTCATGATACTATAGACATTACAGTTGGTAGCTTACCTATAAACTTAGGAAATGATACGACACTATGTCTCAATCAACAACTGGAACTTACCACCAATAGCAATGGACAACACAGTTGGAATACAGGACAACTCACCAATACTATTACTGTAGGACCATTTAACGCTCCTAACTCACTCACTTATACTGTAGAAGTAGAAGCTGCAGGATGTATAGGACAAGATACCATTAATGTTGTAATTGATAATTGCTTAGACATTTATGATTCGCCAGCACCAGAAATAACCACTTACCCTAATCCTTCTAATCAGTATATAACTATAACGAATGATTTATGGAGTGCTTACACCATCACTATTAGTGACTTAAGTGGTCAAATAATCATGCAAGAGCAAGGTTTGGAGTATCAACAGACCTTAGATTTAAGTAACATTAGTACGGGAACTTATATTTTAACACTATCAAAAGACCACCAAAAATATCAACAAAAACTACAAATAATAAAATAA
- a CDS encoding DUF1987 domain-containing protein, translated as MAFEVEKTQKTPEIFFDADKGFFKIHGAIFPENSAKFFAPLFNYVQEYLSNPKPESTLELFIFYFNTSSSKQIYEFIKLFDANKTKTKVTVNWLFDEDDEDMEETGEEYNTFFTELPFNFLPQE; from the coding sequence ATGGCATTTGAAGTAGAAAAAACACAAAAGACTCCAGAAATATTTTTTGACGCAGATAAAGGTTTTTTTAAAATTCACGGAGCTATTTTCCCTGAAAATTCAGCTAAATTTTTTGCTCCCCTCTTCAACTATGTTCAAGAATACCTTTCAAACCCTAAACCTGAAAGCACCTTAGAATTGTTTATATTCTATTTTAATACCTCTTCTTCAAAACAAATATATGAATTCATCAAACTGTTTGATGCAAACAAAACCAAAACAAAGGTTACTGTGAATTGGCTGTTTGACGAAGACGATGAGGATATGGAGGAAACTGGAGAAGAATACAATACTTTCTTCACTGAGTTGCCTTTTAATTTCCTTCCTCAAGAATAA
- a CDS encoding UbiA family prenyltransferase → MLLLLVGLRFYRFNLSVAYKSYFFSRSDVEFLILLVIVGLISAAGYLVNDIIDVDVDKVNRPNKSLAYSKKTSWIIYTAMNVSAICLSILVVESVVTFVFLMAAIVFLYWYSILFQKQPLIGNIVVASLTAIIPFLYIEFDAIVEKPYYFIEVPYFLSVIGFFITLFREVVKDIEDLKGDRECGYKTLPVLIGENTTRNLLIVLMCSFILLPTLLVWSILPFSIDYFSFLFGLILTLFSNEFILFIVFLIYILSLYFVFKKQYSKASLFLKLTLFSGVLILFIL, encoded by the coding sequence ATGCTGTTGTTGCTAGTGGGACTTAGGTTTTATAGATTTAATTTAAGTGTAGCGTATAAAAGCTATTTTTTTTCTAGGAGTGATGTAGAATTTTTGATTTTATTAGTCATTGTTGGGTTGATTTCAGCAGCTGGATATTTAGTTAATGATATTATAGATGTTGATGTAGATAAAGTAAACCGTCCAAATAAATCCTTGGCATACTCCAAGAAGACTTCTTGGATTATATATACAGCTATGAATGTGTCGGCAATTTGTTTGTCGATATTGGTTGTAGAGTCAGTTGTAACATTTGTGTTTTTGATGGCAGCAATAGTGTTTTTATATTGGTATTCCATTCTTTTTCAAAAACAACCATTAATAGGGAACATTGTTGTAGCGAGTTTGACAGCTATTATACCATTTTTATATATTGAGTTTGATGCGATAGTTGAAAAACCATATTATTTCATCGAAGTACCCTATTTTTTATCAGTTATCGGTTTCTTTATCACCTTGTTTAGAGAAGTTGTAAAGGATATTGAAGATTTAAAAGGTGATAGAGAATGTGGATATAAAACTTTACCGGTTTTGATAGGAGAAAATACAACAAGAAATTTGTTGATAGTTTTAATGTGTAGTTTTATATTGTTGCCTACTCTATTAGTATGGTCAATTTTACCTTTTTCAATAGATTATTTTTCTTTTTTATTTGGTCTCATTTTAACTTTATTTTCAAATGAATTTATTTTATTTATTGTGTTTTTGATTTATATTTTAAGTTTATACTTTGTGTTTAAAAAGCAATACTCAAAAGCAAGTTTATTCCTCAAACTCACCCTTTTTTCAGGAGTATTAATTTTATTTATATTATGA
- a CDS encoding PHB depolymerase family esterase, translating into MKNLILTLTSLVSLSIYATLTPITNFGTNPGFLNAYSYIPTNLTGTSPLVIVCHGCDQDAQEISDRTEWNQLADTYGFKILYPEQNILNNGGKCFNWFNSFDNERGQGEMASINQMIDYMVANHNIDGNRIYITGLSAGAGITIAFSAAYPDVINRAAPLAGIPYKSASSSLDALYAMDPGYDRTSTQWGDKIRDEHPNYTGSFPKMAIFHGTSDAVVAHENAVELTEQWCDINGADINPDITNSNFQNNNIVTQKVYLMPNNSDTAVLRYDFQNIGHVIPIDEGNGLMQGGSPGAYTQDINFYSTYWVADFFNLIPSVSNQVEETNDISFKVYNIDQNSFGFSSNSSKNLIYEIYDFNGGLIQNGILSDQAIVTLKKHISIGIIVLKQKEEVIYSKKIIFE; encoded by the coding sequence ATGAAAAACTTAATTTTAACGCTAACTTCTTTAGTTAGCTTATCTATTTACGCAACACTTACGCCTATAACCAACTTTGGAACTAACCCAGGTTTTTTAAATGCTTATTCATACATTCCAACCAATCTAACAGGAACTTCTCCACTAGTTATTGTATGCCATGGTTGTGATCAAGACGCTCAGGAAATTTCGGATCGTACAGAATGGAATCAACTAGCAGATACCTATGGCTTTAAAATTCTTTACCCTGAACAAAACATATTGAATAATGGAGGTAAATGTTTCAATTGGTTTAATTCTTTCGACAATGAAAGAGGACAAGGGGAAATGGCATCTATTAATCAAATGATTGATTATATGGTAGCTAACCACAATATTGATGGAAATAGAATTTACATTACAGGGTTATCAGCTGGCGCAGGAATTACAATTGCTTTTTCAGCGGCCTATCCTGATGTCATTAATAGAGCTGCTCCACTCGCTGGAATTCCCTATAAATCAGCTTCTAGTTCTTTAGATGCTCTTTATGCTATGGACCCTGGTTATGATAGAACATCTACACAATGGGGAGACAAAATTAGAGACGAGCATCCTAACTATACTGGAAGCTTTCCTAAAATGGCTATTTTTCATGGAACAAGTGATGCCGTAGTGGCTCATGAAAACGCAGTTGAATTAACCGAACAATGGTGTGATATAAATGGGGCTGACATTAACCCCGACATTACCAATAGTAACTTTCAAAACAACAATATTGTAACTCAAAAAGTTTATCTTATGCCCAACAATAGTGATACTGCGGTATTAAGATATGACTTTCAAAACATAGGTCATGTTATTCCTATTGATGAAGGAAACGGTCTGATGCAAGGAGGAAGTCCTGGTGCTTATACTCAAGATATTAATTTTTACTCTACCTACTGGGTAGCTGACTTCTTTAACCTAATTCCTTCGGTCTCTAATCAAGTAGAAGAAACAAATGATATCTCCTTTAAAGTATATAATATTGATCAAAACTCTTTTGGGTTTTCTAGCAATTCATCTAAAAATTTGATCTACGAGATTTATGATTTTAATGGAGGCTTAATACAAAATGGAATATTGAGCGATCAAGCAATTGTCACGTTAAAAAAACATATCAGCATAGGAATCATCGTGTTAAAACAAAAAGAAGAAGTGATTTATTCGAAAAAGATTATATTTGAATAA